One stretch of Podospora pseudoanserina strain CBS 124.78 chromosome 4, whole genome shotgun sequence DNA includes these proteins:
- the YAP1 gene encoding DNA-binding transcription factor yap1 (EggNog:ENOG503NVYA; COG:K), protein MTSTRNPVQDLILTPQQQNLLYAALNSNRKGNTPVNSAMTMSPLQFNGSPLQENFGSFQGSPDFDYDYDFPGADSTLDFSFNDGNQPKMIPDLPGTSDGGKSESPDDTESPDKRSHPDDEEDEARGAKRRESEDRVAKKPGRKPLTTEPSSKRKAQNRAAQRAFRERKEKHLKELETKVEELEKASETHNKEKQALRAKVDKMTVELNEYKKRLSALSNGRPSYQGPTKLFGAPFLQNMNDVNFQFEFPKFGTLPGPNVTNDTKKSSTSTAASIPPKRNNSDTRSPLDKSNSGFSPDHSSTYSPLGLNSHNLDSQFNLNGPTTTSSPSASSNSNMGGPNSSCGTSPEPFTQSPMGFKPVDTLATIGEEQSGFNVNGSSQDFGHFGDANDFNWLPQTDFQFEPQLFGDYREPQENILSNGLDDSFFNDALDADFITPYNLPLTTEVPAPKSDLLAQIDAAKEADQVTPNGQLLTCTSIWEKLQTCPKVQNGDFDLDGLCSDLQKKAKCSGGGAVVAKEDFEQVMNKYLPCKDRAGQADLEAAVKEATSSTKI, encoded by the exons ATGACGTCGACACGCAATCCCGTTCAGGACCTCATCCTCACGCCGCAACAGCAGAACCTGTTGTATGCCGCCCTCAATTCCAACCGCAAAGGAAACACTCCGGTGAATTCGGCCATGACAATGTCTCCTCTCCAGTTCAATGGGTCTCCGCTTCAGGAAAACTTCGGTAGCTTCCAAGGCAGCCCCGACTTCGATTACGACTACGATTTCCCTGGGGCCGATTCAACTCTcgacttctccttcaacgACGGCAATCAGCCCAAGATGATTCCCGACCTGCCTGGTACTTCAGATGGCGGCAAGTCCGAATCTCCCGACGACACAGAGTCTCCCGACAAGCGCAGCCATCcagacgatgaagaggatgaagccCGTGGAGCCAAGAGGCGAGAGAGTGAGGATAGGGTTGCCAAGAAGCCGGGAAGAAAGCCATTGACGACAGAACCAAGCTCA AAGCGCAAGGCCCAGAACCGCGCTGCCCAACGGGCTTTCAGAGAGCGCAAGGAAAAGCATCTGAAAGAGTTGGAAACCAAGgtcgaggagttggagaaggccTCTGAAACCCacaacaaggagaagcaggctCTCCGTGCGAAGGTCGACAAGATGACGGTTGAGTTGAACGAATATAAAAAGCGTCTGTCAGCTCTCTCAAACGGTCGCCCAAGTTACCAAGGACCCACGAAGCTGTTCGGCGCTCCTTTCCTTCAAAACATGAACGATGTCAACTTTCAATTCGAGTTTCCCAAGTTCGGCACCCTGCCTGGGCCCAACGTTACCAATGACACCAAGAAGTCCTCCACATCGACCGCAGCATCAATACCGCCGAAGCGGAACAATTCAGATACACGGAGCCCGTTGGACAAGTCGAATAGCGGCTTCAGCCCTGATCACTCGAGCACATACAGCCCCCTCGGCCTGAACTCGCACAATCTGGACTCGCAGTTTAATTTGAACGGCCCGACAACGACAAGCTCGCCGTCAGCCTCATCAAATTCCAACATGGGTGGGCCGAACTCGTCGTGCGGGACATCACCCGAACCGTTTACGCAGTCGCCCATGGGCTTCAAACCCGTGGACACGCTGGCCACCATCGGGGAGGAGCAGTCTGGTTTCAACGTGAACGGCTCATCACAGG ACTTTGGTCATTTCGGTGATGCAAATGACTTCAACTGGCTGCCCCAGACAGACTTTCAGTTTGAGCCTCAGTTGTTTGGGGATTATCGCGAGCCACAGGAGAACATCCTGTCTAATGGCCTCGATGACAGTTTCTTCAACGACGCCCTTGATGCTGACTTCATCACCCCATACAACCTGCCACTAACCACCGAAGTACCAGCGCCAAAGtccgacctcctcgcccaaaTCGATGCCGCCAAAGAAGCCGATCAAGTTACGCCCAATGGACAGCTACTGACCTGCACCAGTATATG GGAGAAACTGCAAACGTGTCCCAAGGTGCAAAACGGCGACTTTGATCTGGATGGCTTGTGCTCGGACCTtcagaagaaggccaagtgctctggcggcggcgctgtCGTGGCTAAGGAGGATTTTGAGCAGGTCATGAACAAGTATCTACCTTGCAAGGACAGGGCCGGGCAGGCCGATCTCGAGGCGGCTGTGAAGGAGGCGACGAGCAGCACCAAGATTTGA
- a CDS encoding hypothetical protein (CAZy:GH5; COG:I; EggNog:ENOG503NUQG), producing the protein MPRDPSTDREARGERRRSTHHGHHRNRSSAKHDRDGDRDRETDAEREERRRKRRSQSRRHTSTPRGAGGGNESDAPSSSQGLSAAALAQLNKANAKDKAKSRSRPTSRQPEQRRRSSRAPAPEPEIRDARDLALEWERSRGKGRFAPPEDSEDAEREARRAARRAARTRERSRAAGYESVGQGGYESGEPPERERRRGRKGYEKVDGGGGGLAPKVITVAGPSGERYERDRTTKGGRRVVSGAQLEEGIENVQSRKPHRSGLRGGGFMGMNFGVSSEDSMLRAKPQETESELWRGKPRPWYKQKKKLWWLIGVCTVLLIIIIIVAAVVVPNSGKDENKRDDGSGGGGGGGKSNLGSISPDSIPKDAPSYLNPFVWASTDDFNLTYTAETVGDLPLMGLFTSWDDSARANDKVPPLNKPWGDYTKRPARGVNVGGWLSLEPFITPSLFDYDSRFGIVDEYTLCSYLASRCASVLEAHYASFVTESTFRDIAAAGLDHVRIPFSYWAVQTYEGDPYLFRTSWRYLLRAIEYCRKYGLRVNLDPHGLPGSQNGWNHSGRLGAINWLNGTEGDLNARRSLEFHDRLSRFFSQPRYRNVISHYGLANEPKMTELSVPAVLEWTAQASSTIRKNGIPEDVILVFGDGFRGLGNWQGELQSLPNAALDVHQYVIFNEEQIAYNHSQKIRFACEGWARQTRESMDRSTGFGPTLVAEWSQADTDCAKHLTNVGWGNRWTGTLGPGGTRPKDVRPRCPALDRTCSCEEANAGPERWSDGYKRFLRMFAEAQMDSFEKGWGWFYWVWDTEDAAQWSYKKGMAAGVLPQKAYEREFNCDLSKIPSFSDLPETY; encoded by the exons atGCCCCGCGATCCCTCCACCGACCGCGAAGCCCGCGGGGAACGTCGCAGGAGCACCCACCACGGACACCACCGCAACCGCTCCTCCGCCAAACACGACCGAGATGGAGATCGAGATCGCGAAACTGACGCCGAAAGGGAGGAACGTCGTCGCAAGCGCAGGAGTCAAAGTAGACGACACACCAGCACGCCACGtggggcaggaggagggaatgAATCCGAtgcgccctcttcctcccaggGACTATCAGCAGCGGCATTGGCGCAGTTGAATAAAGCCAATGCGAAAGACAAGGCAAAGTCGCGATCGCGACCTACTTCGCGGCAGCcggagcagaggaggaggtcatcACGCGCCCCGGCACCAGAACCGGAAATTAGAGACGCGAGGGATTTGGCGTTGGAGTGGGAGAGGTcgagagggaaaggaagatTTGCGCCGCCGGAAGACAGCGAGGATGCTGAGCGAGAGGCAAGGAGGGCTGCCAGGCGAgcagcgaggacgagggaaAGGAGCAGAGCTGCTGGTTATGAGAGTGTTGGGCAGGGAGGCTATGAGAGCGGTGAGCCGCCTGAAcgggaaaggaggagggggcggaagGGGTACGaaaaggttgatgggggagggggggggctGGCTCCCAAGGTGATCACCGTAGCGGGACCCTCCGGCGAACGATACGAGCGGGACCGCACCACCAAAGGCGGGAGGCGAGTCGTCAGCGGGGCTCAGCTGGAAGAGGGTATCGAAAATGTCCAGAGCCGCAAACCGCACCGCTCAGGCCTCCGCGGCGGTGGGTTTATGGGGATGAACTTTGGTGTCAGCAGTGAAGACAGCATGCTCCGCGCGAAACCCCAGGAAACAGAATCTGAGCTTTGGAGAGGGAAGCCCCGGCCGTGGTacaagcagaagaagaagctctgGTGGCTAATTGGAGTTTGCACCGTCCtcttgatcatcatcatcatcgttgccgcggtggtggtccCCAACTCGGGCAAAGACGAAAACAAACGTGACGACggcagcggaggaggaggaggcggtgggaaGAGTAACCTGGGGTCTATATCCCCCGACAGCATCCCCAAAGACGCCCCCTCctacctcaaccccttcgtCTGGGCCTCCACCGACGACTTCAACCTAACTTACACAGCCGAAACCGTCGGCGACCTCCCCCTCATGGGGCTGTTCACCTCCTGGGACGACTCCGCCCGCGCAAACGACAAGGTCCCCCCGCTAAACAAACCCTGGGGCGACTACACCAAACGCCCCGCCCGAGGCGTCAACGTAGGCGGCTGGCTGTCACTCGAACCGTTCATCACCCCCAGCCTTTTTGACTATGACTCCCGCTTCGGCATCGTAGACGAGTACACCCTCTGCTCCTACCTCGCCTCCCGCTGCGCTTCCGTGCTGGAAGCCCACTACGCCAGTTTCGTGACAGAGTCCACCTTCCGCGACATCGCCGCCGCAGGGCTCGACCACGTCCGCATCCCCTTTTCCTACTGGGCAGTCCAGACTTACGAAGGCGACCCCTACCTCTTCCGGACCAGCTGGCGGTATCTCCTCCGCGCAATCGAATACTGCCGCAAGTACGGCCTGCGCGTGAACCTCGACCCGCACGGGCTACCAGGGTCGCAGAACGGGTGGAATCACTCCGGTCGGTTGGGGGCAATCAACTGGCTAAACGGAACAGAAGGCGACCTCAACGCGAGGCGATCCCTCGAATTCCACGACCGGCTCAGTCGATTTTTCTCCCAGCCTCGCTACCGCAATGTAATCTCCCACTACGGCCTCGCCAACGAGCCAAAGATGACAGAGCTCAGCGTTCCCGCCGTGCTAGAGTGGACAGCCCAAGCCAGTTCCACGATCCGAAAAAACGGCATCCCCGAGGACGTCATTCTCGTCTTTGGGGACGGGTTCAGAGGGCTGGGGAACTGGCAGGGCGAACTTCAGTCCCTCCCCAACGCGGCACTGGATGTGCATCAATATGTCATTTTTAACGAAGAACAGATCGCGTACAACCACTCCCAGAAGATACGGTTTGCGTGCGAGGGGTGGGCACGGCAGACGAGGGAGAGCATGGATAGATCGACGGGGTTTGGACCTACTCTCGTGGCCGAGTGGAGCCAGGCGGATACTGACTGCGCGAAGCATTTGACAAACGTCGGTTGGGGGAACCGCTGGACTGGCACACTCGGGCCGGGGGGGACGAGGCCGAAGGACGTGAGGCCGAGGTGTCCTGCGCTGGACAGGACGTGTAGCTGTGAGGAGGCGAATGCGGGTCCGGAGAGATGGAGTGATGGGTACAAAAGGTTTTTGAGAATGTTTGCGGAGGCGCAGATGGATTCGTTCgaaaaggggtgggggtggttttaTTGGGTTTGGGATACGGAGGACGc AGCGCAATGGAGCTACAAAAAGGGCATGGCGGCCGGTGTCCTGCCCCAAAAGGCCTACGAGAGGGAGTTCAACTGCGATTTGAGCAAGATTCCTAGCTTTTCCGACTTGCCAGAGACGTACTAG
- a CDS encoding hypothetical protein (COG:C; EggNog:ENOG503NV7X), which produces MRGPSALSLSRALTRRPHHLHHHHHRALFTTRGQQQLAALLTSSPLNTPKRTYSTHPPNAKLNLPTDYSTTPLLCHTTTTALTNPELPPETRNGTTKRMNLFQAVNDALATALAEDESVLIFGEDVAFGGVFRCTGKLAETYGADRVFNTPLTEQGIMGFAIGAAAEGMRPVAEIQFADYVYPAFDQLVNEAAKYRYRDGACGRSAGGLTVRMPCGGVGHGALYHSQSPESLFTHIPGLRVVMPRSPLQAKGLLLAAIRSNDPVVFMEPKILYRAAVEQVPAGSYELPLSKAEVLKKGDDVTVVSYGQPLYKCMAALEQVERDLGVGVELIDLRTIYPWDKETVLKSVRKTGRCVVVHEAMVNAGVGAEVAAVIQEDAETFVRLEAPVARVAGWSIHTPLSYEQFNAPDVARIYDNIKKVLGF; this is translated from the exons ATGAGGGGCCCATCCGCCTTATCGCTATCGCGGGCACTTACACgccgccctcatcatcttcatcatcatcatcatcgcgcGCTATTCACCACCCGcggacaacaacaactagCCGCTCTCTtgacctcttctcctctgaacacaccaaaaagaaCCTAttcaacccaccccccaaacgccaaaCTCAACCTTCCCACCGAttactccaccacccccctcctctgccacaccaccaccacagccctcaccaaccccgagctCCCCCCCGAAACCCGCAACGGCACCACCAAGCGCATGAACCTCTTCCAAGCCGTCAACGACGCCctcgccaccgccctcgcAGAAGACGAATCAGTCCTCATCTTTGGCGAGGACGTCGCCTTTGGGGGTGTCTTCCGCTGCACCGGCAAGCTCGCCGAGACGTACGGCGCAGACCGCGTGTTCAACACCCCCTTGACAGAACAAGGAATCATGGGTTTCGCCATCGGGGCCGCGGCCGAGGGGATGAGGCCCGTGGCCGAGATTCAGTTTGCCGATTACGTCTACCCTGCTTTTGACCAGCTTGTCAACGAGGCGGCCAAGTACCGGTATCGCGACGGGGCGTGCGGGAGGAGCGCGGGGGGGTTGACGGTACGAATGCCTTGCGGAGGTGTGGGACATGGGGCGTTGTATCATTCCCAGAGTCCGGAAAGTTTGTTTACGCATATTcctgggttgagggtggttaTGCCGCGGTCGCCGTTGCAGGCAAAGGGGTTGTTGCTTGCGGCGATACGGAGCAATGATCCGGTTGTTTTTATGGAGCCAAAGATTTTGTAccgggcggcggtggagcaGGTGCCTGCGGGGAGTTATGAGCTGCCGCTGTCGAAGGcggaggtgttgaagaagggggatgatgtGACGGTTGTGAGTTATGGGCAGCCGTTGTACAAGTGCATGGCTGCGTTGGAgcaggtggagagggatcttggggtgggggtggagttGATTGATTTGAGGACGATCTACCCTTGGGATAAGGAGACGGTGCTCAAGAGCGTGAGGAAGACGGGACGGTGCGTGGTGGTGCACGAGGCGATGGTGAATGCGGGTGTGGGAGccgaggtggcggcggtgattcaggaggatgccgagacGTTTGTGAGGTTGGAGGCGCCGGTTGCGAGGGTGGCTGGGTGGAGTATTCATACGCCGTTGTCGTACGAGCAGTTTAATGCTCCGGATGTTGCTA GGATATATGATAATATCAAGAAGGTGCTGGGATTCTGA
- the CAP1 gene encoding F-actin-capping protein subunit alpha (EggNog:ENOG503NX5Y; BUSCO:EOG09264C3N; COG:Z) encodes MSSNTAIISSFVEGAPPGEACLFFCTPLLLQPVPELPILPKRATPSSALDLHPCWSRTTRLTVRVDIKAITGPDPNLIKNLSPAFQKYNEEQFITAKLPGGSSQVIISEFSALGEGRYFDSESQSSFEFDHSTGKAANVQSHVLEGEQASLVKSTLSTVGTYVKEHYPNAAYGAYPIENDTKVAVVIVANKYSPHNFWNGRWRSFYIYDPSSNSLEGSIKVDVHYYEDGNVRLLTDKKVNASVSAGRAADGIAREISTAEKKYQEDLNRSFTQLSEGAFKALRRQLPVTRQKIEWDKVASYRLGQDIGGGSVRR; translated from the exons ATGTCCTCCAACAcggccatcatctcctcctttgtGGAGGGAGCTCCGCCAGGAGAG GCATGTCTTTTCTTCTGCACTCCTCTCTTGCTACAGCCGGTCCCCGAACTCCCGATTCTACCGAAACGAGCGACACCTTCTTCTGCCCTTGATCTACACCCATGTTGGTCCAGAACGACTCGACTAACTGTGCGAGTAGACATCAAAGCTATCACCGGTCCAgaccccaacctcatcaagAACCTCTCTCCTGCGTTCCAAAAGTACAACGAAGAGCAGTTCATCACCGCGAAGCTCCCGGGTGGAAGCAGCCAGGTGATCATCAGCGAGTTTAGCgcgctgggggaggggaggtacTTTGATTCGGAGAGCCAGAGCTCGTTTGAGTTTGATCACTCGACGGGCAAGGCGGCGAATGTGCAGAGTCATGTTCTGGAGGGGGAGCAAGCCTCGTTGGT GAAATCAACCCTCAGCACTGTGGGCACCTACGTCAAGGAGCACTACCCCAACGCTGCGTACGGGGCTTACCCGATCGAGAATGACACCAAGGTCGCGGTGGTGATTGTGGCTAATAAGTATAGTCCTCATAACTTTTG GAACGGCCGCTGGCGCTCGTTTTACATTTATGATCCCTCGTCAAACTCCTTGGAGGGATCCATCAAGGTTGATGTGCACTATTATGAGGATGGAAACGTGAGGCTGCTGACGGACAAGAAGGTGAATGCTTCTGTGTCTGCCGGCCGGGCTGCGGATGGGATCGCGAGGGAGATTTCCACGGCGGAGAAGAAGTACCAGGAGGATCTGAACAGGAGTTTTACGCAGCTGAGTGAGGGGGCGTTTAAGGCGCTGAGGAGGCAGTTGCCGGTGACGAGGCAGAAGATTGAGTGGGACAAGGTGGCCAGTTATAGGTTGGGGCAGGATATTGGGGGGGGTTCTGTGAGGAGAtag
- a CDS encoding hypothetical protein (EggNog:ENOG503NY9M; COG:Q): MPPSPTTITTTPQPFHFKIDIYTDTVCPFSHLGFLSLTTAISSFSPPTSVTFSLTYHPYILYPNSRPSSRKLGAALTYIYSSHTRTTSILTHLDNLASTYNIKFNWEGMTGNSRDSHRLILLAQSRFQASPTQQDLRRFMSRLYQASFQRGRDISSRQTLAKLGVEAGLFGTVDKGLEWLDSGALGDEVDKECEKAKREIGVRAVPSYVVNEKYVVGGMQDPVVWLSLFDKIMRQPTSQLQGGGEQKGEQLGRREEHGGNCRVVAVENDT; the protein is encoded by the coding sequence atgcccccctccccaaccacaatCACGACgaccccccaacccttccacTTCAAAATCGACATCTACACCGACACAGTctgccccttctcccacctcggcttcctctccctcaccaccgccatctcctccttctcccccccaacctcggTGACCTTCTCCCTAACCTACCACCCCTACATCCTCTACCCCAactcccgcccctcctcccgcaaaCTCGGCGCCGCACTCACATACATTTACTCCTCCCACACCCGCACAacctccatcctcacccacctcgacAATCTGGCCAGCACCTACAACATCAAGTTCAACTGGGAGGGGATGACCGGCAACAGCAGGGACTCGCACCGGCTGATCCTATTGGCACAATCCCGCTTTCAAGCATCCCCCACCCAGCAAGACCTCCGACGCTTCATGTCGCGCCTCTACCAAGCCAGCTTCCAACGCGGCCGCGACATCTCCTCCAGACAAACCCTCGCCAAACTAGGGGTGGAGGCAGGATTGTTCGGGACGGTAGACAAAGGGTTGGAATGGTTGGACTCGGGGGCTCTAGGGGATGAGGTCGACAAAGAATGCGAAAAAGCCAAGCGAGAAATAGGCGTCAGGGCGGTACCAAGCTATGTCGTCAACGAAAAGTACGTAGTGGGGGGGATGCAAGACCCCGTCGTGTGGTTGTCTTTGTTTGACAAGATCATGCGACAGCCCACATCACAGCtgcagggtggtggtgaacaaAAGGGGGAGCagcttgggaggagggaggagcacGGGGGAAATTGTagggttgttgctgtcgaaAATGACACATAG
- the tfa2 gene encoding transcription factor TFIIE beta subunit, TFIIEB, Tfa2 (BUSCO:EOG09264CND; EggNog:ENOG503NVRG; COG:K) has translation MSRLDREADAFRASMAAAASKLTGTTGTSAMSSAVKRNLAPPSPSPSVGSTTSAAVGTPSRRDRELPGANIVYSQPAVTGTGDSVISQMAYAVTWLRGKDEPQTYHDVLSYLSATSRSDSEQEFFVEQMRRHPQIQWIPDPNLSEQTWKTGTYIHRPTIPNVRNKTQLIAYLQKKTDASGVSVKDLKDGWPDCEPAITELEREHKVLVIRAKKDGAARMVWLDDPSLFHEVEPDLVRAWSRVELPALDVIAQKLIQAGQKPASEDPRLKAEKMPKVEKKKKRAARKGTKSTNTHMEHLLKDYSHMKR, from the coding sequence ATGTCGCGCCTCGACCGCGAAGCCGACGCCTTCCGCGCCTCCATGGCCGCGGCAGCCTCCAAGCTCACGGGCACCACTGGCACCTCGGCCATGTCCTCGGCCGTCAAGCGCAACCTCGCacccccctcgccatccccctCTGTCGGATCAAccacctcggcggcggtgggcaccccctcccgccgcgaCCGCGAGCTCCCCGGCGCGAACATTGTGTACTCGCAACCCGCCGTCACGGGAACAGGCGACAGCGTCATCTCCCAAATGGCCTACGCCGTCACCTGGCTTAGGGGCAAGGACGAGCCGCAGACCTACCACGACGTCCTCTCGTACCTCAGCGCCACGAGCCGGTCAGATTCAGAGCAGGAGTTTTTTGTGGAACAGATGCGTCGCCATCCGCAGATTCAATGGATCCCGGACCCGAATCTGAGCGAGCAGACGTGGAAGACGGGGACGTATATCCACCgacccaccatccccaacgtGAGGAACAAGACGCAGTTGATTGCGTACCTGCAAAAGAAAACCGATGCGTCTGGGGTGAGCGTCAAGGATTTGAAGGACGGCTGGCCGGATTGCGAGCCGGCGATTACGGAGCTCGAGAGGGAGCATAAGGTGCTGGTGATTAGAGCCAAGAAGGAcggggcggcgaggatggttTGGCTGGACGATCCGAGTTTGTTTCACGAGGTGGAGCCGGATCTGGTGAGGGCGTGGAGCAGGGTAGAGCTGCCGGCGCTGGATGTCATTGCGCAGAAGCTGATACAGGCGGGGCAGAAGCCGGCGAGTGAGGATCCAAGGttgaaggcggagaagatgccgaaggtggagaagaagaagaagagggcggcgaggaaggggacTAAGAGCACGAATACGCATATGGAGCATTTGTTGAAGGATTATAGTCACATGAAGAGGTAG
- a CDS encoding hypothetical protein (EggNog:ENOG503NUMU; COG:S), with amino-acid sequence MDIAYDHILESNFEDKSESQNRQNQPAAPQASLNEDLQDAYRAFSNSPWGARIGGFFGSVVKQQELSAVSQDATRGFTDLRQTIINRTRSLSLNTSPPADAGSSQDTGDQTTPTRAKALSSEEALAESESVLTRLKEEAAKRLKDLQKAEDAADEALLRFGSNLRDFFRDAIQIAPPTNDQGDNQGNTVLFESKDAAGKRVIHTSRFDAQLHVIHTTTDNFIKDGTGAEYETWAKEFDVDKKTEDIATDLAKYPELRTTMEKLVPDTVPYADFWKRYYFLRHGIETAEARRRDLLKAASAEEEVGWDEDSSEEEEEEEDSSEEESSDEEESAPAKPAIAKPVPTAEAKRPGSSNSASTINPTTTAAKPAEPRKSDDRKSMADSDTSYDVVGAASGVPSQAPNSPKDAKKLDDSDGSDEEDWE; translated from the exons ATGGACATCGCCTACGACCACATCCTCGAGTCCAACTTCGAGGACAAGAGCGAGTCCCAGAACAGACAGAACCAGCCCGCCGCTCCACAGGCGAGCTTGAACGAGGATCTCCAGGATGCTTACCGCGCCTTTTCCAACAGTCCTTGGGGCGCTAGGATTGGAGGTTTCTTTGGTAGCGTGGTGAAGCAG CAAGAGCTCTCCGCCGTAAGCCAAGATGCGACCCGCGGCTTCACCGACCTGCGCCAGACTATCATCAACCGCACCCGATCGCTCTCCTTGaacacctcaccaccagccgacGCCGGTTCCTCTCAGGACACGGGCGACCAGACCACCCCCACCCGCGCCAAAGCCCTCTCATCAGAAGAGGCCCTCGCCGAATCCGAATCCGTACTCACCCGTCTCAAAGAAGAAGCCGCCAAACGCCTAAAGGATCTCCAGAAAGCCGAAGACGCCGCCGACGAAGCTCTCCTCAGGTTCGGTTCCAACCTCCGCGACTTCTTCCGCGACGCCATCCAAATcgcaccacccaccaacgATCAGGGAGACAACCAGGGCAACACCGTTTTGTTCGAGAGCAAGGATGCcgctgggaagagggtgatcCACACCTCGCGGTTCGATGCGCAGCTTCACGTCATCCACACCACCACGGACAACTTCATCAAGGATGGCACTGGCGCCGAGTATGAGACCTGGGCCAAGGAGTTTGATGTCGATAAGAAGACGGAGGACATCGCTACTGATCTCGCCAAGTACCCCGAGTTGAGAACGACAATGGAGAAGCTGGTTCCCGACACGGTTCCCTATGCGGATTTCTGGAAGAGGTACTACTTCCTCAGACACGGTATTGAGACTGCTGAGGCCAGGCGTAGGGACTTGCTCAAGG CTGCCTCGGCTGAAGAGGAAGTTGGCTGGGACGAGGACTCttccgaagaagaagaggaggaggaggattccagcgaggaggagtccagtgatgaggaggagtcggCCCCCGCCAAACCCGCCATTGCCAAACCTGTGCCTACTGCTGAGGCCAAGCGCCCTGGTTCTTCAAACTCTGCCTCCACGATCAACCCTACTACCACTGCTGCCAAGCCGGCAGAGCCTCGCAAATCTGACGACAGGAAATCGATGGCGGATAGTGACACCAGCTACGATGTTGTCGGCGCCGCGTCTGGTGTACCCAGTCAGGCGCCCAACAGTCCCAAGGACGCGAAGAAGCTCGATGACAGTGATGgcagtgatgaggaggattgggagtAG
- a CDS encoding hypothetical protein (COG:C; EggNog:ENOG503P7A2) gives MALQELTYQDVAEHNTKKDLYVVIHDKIYDITKFVDEHPGGEEVLLDVAGQDSTEAFEDVGHSDEAREALEPLLVGTLKRNPGDPKPKTPLPGAVSPAANNSSAGLGVGLYAVVLLGGLVAFGAYQYLQQQQNQQA, from the exons ATGGCCCTCCAGGAGCTCACTTACCAGGATGTTGCTGagcacaacaccaagaaggaCCTCTATGTTGTGATCCACGACAAGATCTACGACATCACCAAGTTCGTTGATGAGCACCC tggtggcgaggaggtccTTCTCGATGTTGCCGGTCAGGATTCCACCGAGGCTTTCGAGGATGTTGGTCACAGTGACGAGGCCCGCGAGGCTCTTGAGCCCCTTCTTGTCGGTACTCTGAAGCGCAAC CCCGGCgaccccaagcccaagactCCCCTCCCCGGTGCCGTCTCTCCTGCCGCCAACAACTCCAGCGCCGGTCTCGGCGTCGGTCTCTACGCCGTCGTCCTTCTCGGCGGTCTCGTTGCTTTCGGTGCCTACCAGTacctccagcaacaacagaacCAGCAGGCTTAA
- the TSR2 gene encoding rRNA accumulation-related protein (BUSCO:EOG09264ZDJ; COG:S; EggNog:ENOG503P5NB) — MNQHTTITTTITTTTAANSRRIIFSRFFPESHILSSHQKLPKMEAPSPAQTQTTFERGISLLLNLWPALTLAVQNNWGGPDSSDKRDWFAGAVSELFPPLTTSTSTSTSPSAPSEEPDAEYIEEFLLNVMLDEFEVNVDDDSAFEVAESIIRIRKDCLKGKFDEVEQLGRRYTEKKGSKVVFAKGEDQEEEGEWDTDDDEEEDGDMEDAPALVQAPRREKQEPEVDEDGFQTVTRKKR; from the exons ATGAACCAGCATACAacgatcaccaccaccatcaccaccaccaccgccgccaattCCCGTCGTATCATCTTCTCCCGCTTCTTCCCAGAGTCGCATATTCTTTCTTCACATCAAAAATTACCCAAAATGGAGGCCCCATCACCAG CGCAAACCCAAACCACCTTCGAGCGCGGgatctccctcctcctcaacctctggCCAGCCCTTACCCTCGCCGTGCAAAACAACTGGGGCGGCCCCGACTCCTCCGACAAACGCGACTGGTTCGCCGGCGCCGTCTCCGagctcttccccccccttactacttccacctccacctccacctccccctctgccccctCAGAAGAACCAGACGCCGAATACATTGAAGAAttcctcctcaacgtcaTGCTCGACGAGTTCGAAGTCAACGTCGACGACGACTCCGCCTTCGAGGTAGCCGAGAGCATCATCAGGATCAGGAAGGACTGTCTAAAGGGCAAGTTTGACGAGGTGGAGCAGCTGGGGAGACGGTACAccgaaaagaaggggagTAAAGTGGTTTTTGCAAAGGGGGAGgaccaagaggaagaaggggagtgGGATacggatgatgatgaggaggaggatggggatatGGAGGATGCGCCTGCGTTGGTGCAGGCTCCAAGAAGGGAAAAGCAGGAGCccgaggtggatgaggatgggttTCAGACTGtcacgaggaagaagaggtag